A genomic region of Prosthecobacter algae contains the following coding sequences:
- the vapC gene encoding type II toxin-antitoxin system VapC family toxin — MSFKILPDTSAWISFFRDTTDETGLKLHRLIELEADICLCGPIVTEVLQGIRSDKDHRKIAKLFELPEYLIMDRAVYEYAAEIYRGCRAKGLTIRSTMDCLIAATAILQDAHLLHQDRDYEGIARHYPLKIW; from the coding sequence GTGAGTTTTAAGATCCTCCCGGACACCAGTGCCTGGATCAGTTTCTTTCGTGATACCACCGATGAAACCGGGCTTAAATTGCATCGGCTCATCGAACTGGAGGCCGATATTTGTCTCTGCGGCCCCATCGTGACAGAGGTCTTGCAGGGCATTCGCAGTGACAAGGATCATAGGAAGATAGCCAAGCTCTTTGAGCTACCCGAATACCTCATCATGGATCGGGCGGTCTATGAATATGCGGCTGAAATTTATCGTGGGTGTCGGGCAAAAGGACTCACGATTCGTAGCACGATGGACTGCCTGATTGCAGCCACTGCCATTCTTCAAGATGCCCACCTGCTTCATCAGGATCGGGATTATGAAGGCATCGCGCGTCATTACCCCTTGAAAATCTGGTGA
- a CDS encoding type II toxin-antitoxin system VapB family antitoxin, translating into MKKRSPKDDSEPHEEIETTRTNIVMETPLVSAAQEITGIKTKAGVVHYALKEVVRRSKMKELLSLHGKVTWSGDLNETRKTREF; encoded by the coding sequence ATGAAGAAGCGAAGCCCTAAAGACGATTCAGAGCCACACGAGGAAATTGAAACCACCAGGACTAACATCGTCATGGAAACCCCCTTGGTGTCGGCCGCTCAGGAAATCACCGGCATCAAGACCAAGGCCGGGGTGGTTCACTATGCTCTGAAGGAGGTCGTCAGAAGATCCAAAATGAAAGAGTTACTTAGCTTACATGGCAAGGTGACTTGGAGTGGAGATTTAAACGAAACGAGAAAAACCCGTGAGTTTTAA
- a CDS encoding VCBS repeat-containing protein, translated as MKSCLVTLLALTALSAQAAPTFKKMTLSEEFVAEGAHFADFDHDGDNDICAGPYIWKGPDFKERVEYTKPADKAYDPGKGYSDYFLTYTHDFNSDGWSDILVFSWPGKETWVFENPQNKGGHWTRHTIFDVTDNESPTLGDMNGDGKPELVCHTSAGVQPSKGGRLGFAEIDWAAPFGKARFRPITPVTEENDKKYFRYTHGYGFGDVNGDGRADLLTKEGWFEQPADMKEDKDWVFHAAAFAPEGARGGSFILVNDVNADGRNDVISSHDAHGFGLSWYEQNKDGSFTAHKLMGSTVEDSPVGVKFSQLHAMQLADMDGDGVLDLVTGKRRWAHGPLKDDEPNAAPVLYWFKIKPDGKGGASFTANLIDDNSGVGTEVTPGDVNKDGKLDVVIGNKKGVFVFLQE; from the coding sequence ATGAAGTCCTGCCTCGTTACCCTTCTCGCTCTCACGGCCCTGTCCGCCCAGGCCGCGCCCACGTTTAAAAAAATGACCCTCTCGGAGGAATTCGTGGCGGAGGGGGCGCACTTTGCGGATTTCGATCACGATGGTGACAACGACATCTGTGCGGGACCCTACATCTGGAAGGGCCCAGATTTTAAAGAGCGCGTGGAATACACCAAGCCTGCCGACAAGGCTTATGATCCGGGCAAGGGCTACAGCGACTATTTCCTGACCTACACCCATGATTTCAACAGCGATGGCTGGAGTGACATTCTGGTCTTTTCCTGGCCAGGCAAGGAGACCTGGGTTTTTGAGAACCCGCAGAACAAAGGTGGTCACTGGACGCGCCACACCATTTTTGATGTCACAGATAATGAGTCCCCCACGCTGGGCGACATGAACGGCGATGGCAAACCCGAGCTGGTCTGCCACACGAGTGCCGGTGTCCAGCCTTCCAAAGGTGGCCGCCTGGGCTTTGCGGAGATTGACTGGGCTGCCCCGTTTGGCAAGGCCCGCTTCCGCCCCATCACCCCAGTGACTGAGGAGAATGATAAGAAATATTTCCGCTACACTCATGGTTATGGCTTTGGCGATGTGAATGGCGATGGCCGTGCGGATTTGCTGACCAAAGAAGGCTGGTTTGAGCAGCCGGCAGACATGAAGGAAGACAAAGACTGGGTTTTCCACGCGGCAGCTTTTGCCCCTGAAGGCGCACGCGGCGGTTCCTTCATCCTGGTCAATGATGTGAATGCCGATGGTCGCAACGACGTCATCAGCAGCCATGATGCGCACGGCTTTGGCCTGAGCTGGTATGAGCAGAACAAAGATGGCAGCTTCACCGCGCACAAGCTCATGGGCAGCACGGTGGAAGACAGCCCGGTGGGCGTGAAATTCAGCCAGCTCCACGCCATGCAGCTCGCCGACATGGATGGCGATGGCGTGCTGGATCTGGTGACAGGCAAGCGCCGCTGGGCCCACGGCCCGCTGAAGGACGATGAGCCGAATGCTGCCCCGGTGCTCTACTGGTTCAAGATCAAGCCTGACGGCAAAGGTGGAGCCTCCTTCACGGCGAACCTCATTGACGACAACAGCGGTGTGGGCACCGAAGTGACCCCTGGCGATGTCAACAAAGACGGCAAGCTGGATGTCGTGATAGGCAACAAAAAAGGCGTCTTCGTCTTCCTCCAGGAATAA
- a CDS encoding MFS transporter translates to MSSKSAAPSTAPDMKLFWACFIALVATSFVFGVRANTMLQLQNEFNLSEQQKGNIGGAGMWPFAISIIFFSLVIDRIGYKLVALFAIACHSISLILTVQATGYSSFYWATLLIAIANGSVEAFVNPVVATMFPRDKAKWLNILHAGWPAGLALGALATALCQAQTWQFKYSLCFIPLVIYAVLTLPRMFPVNERVAAGVSYRDMLKEVGGVGFFILGSLLYFAIMQMAGKQVSLVSSATMGAVIGAAAFIYTRSPGNWLFLVVLITIGPLATTELGTDGWMPDLLKLSGPDFPNFETWIFVYVSAVMTVLRFYAGPIVHRFSPIGLLVIGASIAIVGLLMLSNSVGWAILGASTIYALGKTFLWSTTLGMTSEQFPKGGALTLNGVSAVGVLFLGVLGSPYIGYKQDMDMEKRLSSTEHAALYAQVKGESKDGMFGLTPTLDQEKIKALPAPEQKQLEAVQAANKRGAFTTIAILPTFMLVCYLGLFFYFRSRGGYKPVEIGGH, encoded by the coding sequence ATGAGTTCCAAATCTGCCGCACCTTCGACTGCGCCCGACATGAAGTTGTTCTGGGCCTGCTTCATCGCCCTCGTCGCCACCTCCTTTGTTTTTGGGGTGCGGGCGAATACCATGTTGCAGCTCCAAAATGAGTTCAATCTGTCCGAGCAGCAGAAAGGCAACATCGGCGGGGCGGGCATGTGGCCTTTTGCCATCAGCATCATATTTTTCAGCCTGGTGATTGACCGCATCGGGTACAAGTTGGTCGCCCTCTTTGCCATCGCCTGCCACAGCATCTCCTTGATCCTCACGGTGCAGGCCACGGGGTACTCTTCCTTTTATTGGGCCACTCTGCTCATCGCGATTGCCAACGGTTCGGTGGAAGCTTTTGTGAATCCGGTGGTTGCCACCATGTTCCCTCGGGATAAGGCCAAATGGCTGAATATCCTGCACGCTGGCTGGCCTGCGGGTCTCGCCCTCGGAGCTCTGGCCACGGCCTTGTGTCAGGCGCAGACCTGGCAGTTCAAATACTCGCTGTGCTTTATTCCGCTGGTCATTTACGCGGTGCTCACGCTGCCGCGCATGTTCCCTGTCAATGAACGTGTGGCTGCGGGTGTCAGCTACCGTGACATGCTTAAGGAAGTGGGCGGTGTCGGCTTTTTCATCCTGGGTTCCTTGCTCTACTTTGCCATCATGCAGATGGCTGGGAAGCAGGTCTCGCTTGTCTCCTCGGCGACCATGGGGGCCGTCATCGGCGCTGCTGCTTTCATTTACACCCGCTCGCCAGGAAACTGGCTTTTCCTAGTGGTGCTTATCACCATTGGGCCACTGGCCACCACGGAACTGGGCACCGATGGCTGGATGCCTGACCTGCTGAAACTGAGTGGGCCTGATTTTCCCAATTTTGAGACTTGGATCTTTGTTTATGTCTCTGCTGTCATGACCGTGCTGCGGTTTTACGCGGGTCCCATCGTTCACCGTTTTTCGCCCATCGGCCTGCTGGTTATCGGTGCTTCCATTGCCATCGTGGGTCTGCTCATGCTGTCGAATTCCGTCGGCTGGGCGATCCTGGGAGCCTCGACGATCTATGCGCTGGGCAAGACCTTCCTCTGGAGTACCACCCTGGGCATGACCTCCGAGCAATTCCCCAAAGGTGGCGCGCTGACTCTCAATGGTGTTTCCGCCGTGGGCGTTTTGTTTCTCGGGGTTCTGGGCAGCCCCTACATCGGTTACAAGCAGGACATGGACATGGAGAAAAGGCTCAGCTCCACGGAGCATGCTGCTCTCTATGCTCAGGTGAAGGGCGAGTCCAAAGACGGCATGTTCGGCCTCACGCCGACCCTCGATCAGGAAAAGATCAAGGCGCTGCCTGCGCCTGAACAGAAGCAGCTGGAAGCCGTCCAGGCCGCCAACAAGCGTGGGGCCTTCACCACCATCGCCATCTTGCCCACCTTCATGCTGGTCTGTTATTTGGGCCTGTTCTTCTATTTCCGGAGCCGCGGCGGGTATAAACCCGTCGAAATTGGCGGGCATTGA
- a CDS encoding MFS transporter has product MAILAAGVGYSVRGGILGQWAEQFGFTMTELGAITGGGLTGFGIVIILSSLIADKVGYGKLMLLAFGLHFISAVITLAAPAAFASGGKEAAFNCLFWGMFIFAIGNGLCEAVVNPLTATLFPNNRAHYLNILHAGWPAGLVIGGLSSAFMSAKTNEAGEVISAAVDWKIQMSLFLVPVILYGLMLFGQKFPKSEAAGAGVTLGGMIKTVFAPLMLVLLIIHALVGYVELGTDSWISKITGSIMASPMKGLMLFVYTSMLMFCLRFVAGPIVHKISPLGLLFVSAILGATGLTLLSSAQTVVLCVVAATVYACGKTFLWPTMLAVVSERFPKGGAVAIGMVGGVGMLSAGLLGGPAIGFKQDFNASKNLEQVAPATYERYKADKENSFMGYKAVGLDGAKVGVLEDNGKELARAGELLAKEGKKDENHAKLATWWAAAQPMAAEDKKPVQSAGVFGGQMALKLTAYVPMVMAVLYLFLILYFKAIGGYKPVQLDEKH; this is encoded by the coding sequence ATGGCCATCCTCGCCGCCGGCGTCGGCTACTCCGTTCGTGGAGGTATTCTCGGCCAGTGGGCTGAACAGTTCGGATTCACCATGACAGAACTCGGTGCCATCACGGGTGGTGGTCTTACCGGCTTCGGTATCGTGATCATCCTCAGTTCCTTGATCGCTGATAAGGTGGGTTACGGCAAACTGATGCTTCTGGCCTTCGGTCTCCATTTCATCTCTGCTGTCATCACGCTTGCTGCACCTGCAGCATTTGCCAGTGGTGGCAAGGAAGCGGCATTCAACTGTCTTTTCTGGGGCATGTTCATCTTCGCCATCGGAAATGGTCTTTGCGAAGCTGTGGTGAATCCTTTGACGGCAACTTTGTTCCCTAACAACCGGGCGCATTATCTGAATATCCTGCATGCAGGCTGGCCTGCTGGTTTGGTCATTGGCGGTCTTTCCTCAGCCTTCATGTCTGCGAAGACCAATGAAGCTGGAGAAGTGATTTCTGCGGCTGTGGATTGGAAGATCCAGATGTCTCTTTTCCTGGTTCCTGTGATCCTCTACGGTCTCATGCTCTTTGGGCAAAAGTTCCCAAAATCCGAGGCTGCTGGCGCAGGTGTCACCTTGGGAGGCATGATCAAGACTGTTTTTGCTCCCTTGATGCTAGTGTTGCTAATCATTCACGCTTTGGTGGGTTATGTCGAACTTGGAACAGATTCCTGGATCAGCAAAATCACAGGTTCTATCATGGCTAGCCCAATGAAGGGGCTGATGCTCTTCGTTTACACTTCGATGCTGATGTTCTGCCTGCGTTTTGTCGCTGGTCCTATCGTCCACAAGATCTCTCCTCTGGGCCTTCTTTTTGTCAGTGCCATCCTTGGTGCCACTGGTCTGACGCTCCTTAGCAGTGCTCAAACGGTGGTTCTGTGCGTGGTTGCTGCAACAGTTTATGCCTGTGGCAAAACCTTCCTTTGGCCGACCATGCTGGCAGTCGTTTCTGAGCGATTCCCTAAAGGCGGTGCGGTAGCGATTGGTATGGTTGGTGGTGTTGGTATGCTCTCGGCTGGTTTGCTGGGTGGCCCTGCCATTGGCTTCAAACAAGATTTCAATGCTTCTAAAAATCTTGAGCAGGTGGCTCCAGCTACCTATGAGCGTTACAAGGCTGATAAAGAAAACTCGTTTATGGGTTACAAGGCAGTGGGCCTTGACGGTGCCAAGGTTGGCGTCCTTGAAGACAACGGTAAGGAGCTGGCCCGCGCGGGTGAACTGCTCGCGAAAGAAGGTAAAAAAGACGAGAACCATGCGAAGCTCGCTACTTGGTGGGCTGCCGCTCAGCCGATGGCTGCCGAGGACAAAAAACCTGTGCAGTCGGCAGGTGTCTTTGGCGGACAGATGGCTTTGAAACTGACGGCCTATGTGCCGATGGTGATGGCCGTTCTTTATCTGTTTTTGATTCTCTATTTCAAAGCCATCGGCGGTTATAAGCCGGTTCAGCTAGACGAGAAGCACTAA
- a CDS encoding zinc ribbon domain-containing protein codes for MPTYVYETIPQFEGDLPKRFEIRQSMKDNALTQHPDSGQPVRRVPIGGTGVMGGSSSAGSASSSGGGSCGTGCGCH; via the coding sequence ATGCCGACCTACGTTTACGAAACCATCCCTCAGTTTGAAGGTGACCTGCCCAAGCGTTTTGAAATCCGCCAGAGCATGAAGGACAATGCTTTGACTCAGCACCCCGACAGTGGCCAGCCCGTGCGGCGTGTGCCGATTGGTGGCACCGGGGTGATGGGCGGCAGCAGCAGTGCAGGCAGCGCCTCCTCTTCTGGTGGTGGTTCCTGTGGCACCGGTTGTGGCTGCCATTAG
- a CDS encoding organic hydroperoxide resistance protein has product MKVLYTTQATSTGGREGKSATADGVLSVTLSTPKELGGGGGPGTNPEQLFAAGYSACFLGALKFVAGKAKILVPSDATVTGQVGIGARDDGEGFGLEVTLTIHVPGLEKSVVEDLVAKAHIVCPYSNATRGNIPVTLVVA; this is encoded by the coding sequence ATGAAAGTTCTCTACACCACCCAGGCAACCTCGACCGGCGGCCGTGAAGGCAAATCAGCCACTGCCGATGGCGTCCTCTCCGTGACCCTTTCCACACCGAAGGAACTCGGTGGTGGCGGCGGTCCCGGCACCAACCCCGAACAGCTTTTTGCCGCCGGTTACTCCGCCTGTTTCCTGGGCGCACTGAAGTTCGTCGCCGGCAAAGCCAAGATTCTCGTCCCAAGTGATGCCACCGTCACTGGTCAAGTGGGCATCGGTGCCCGGGATGATGGCGAAGGTTTCGGCTTGGAAGTCACGCTCACCATCCATGTCCCTGGCTTGGAAAAGAGTGTGGTGGAAGACCTCGTGGCCAAGGCCCACATCGTCTGCCCTTACTCCAACGCCACTCGCGGAAACATCCCGGTGACGCTGGTGGTGGCCTGA
- a CDS encoding glucose 1-dehydrogenase has protein sequence MKLENKVAVVTGASKGIGASIAKHLAAEGAAVVVNYASSKAGADKVVDEITLKGGRAIAVQGDVSKKADIDQLFAETKKAYGKVDILVNNAGVYEFSPLEAINEEHFHRQYNLNVLGLLLTTQEAVKLIGPEGGSIINISSVVSSYTPPGSAVYSGTKAAVDALTKVLSKELGAKKIRVNAINPGMVETEGVHTAGFAEGQFRQQVESQTPLGRIGQPQDIATAAVFLASNDSSWITGETLVVSGGLR, from the coding sequence ATGAAACTCGAAAACAAAGTCGCCGTCGTCACAGGAGCCTCCAAAGGCATCGGAGCTTCCATCGCCAAACACCTCGCCGCTGAAGGTGCCGCCGTGGTGGTCAACTACGCCTCCAGCAAAGCCGGGGCAGACAAGGTCGTGGATGAAATCACCCTCAAAGGGGGCCGCGCCATCGCCGTGCAGGGTGATGTTTCCAAGAAGGCCGACATTGACCAGCTCTTCGCTGAAACGAAGAAGGCCTACGGCAAAGTGGACATCCTGGTGAACAACGCTGGCGTCTATGAATTCTCCCCGCTGGAAGCCATCAACGAAGAACACTTTCACAGGCAGTATAACCTGAACGTGCTGGGCCTACTGCTCACCACTCAGGAGGCCGTGAAACTCATCGGTCCTGAAGGTGGCAGCATCATCAACATCAGCTCCGTGGTCAGCAGCTACACGCCTCCAGGCTCGGCCGTTTACTCCGGCACCAAGGCCGCCGTGGATGCCCTGACGAAAGTCCTTTCAAAAGAACTCGGGGCGAAAAAAATCCGCGTCAATGCCATCAATCCTGGGATGGTCGAGACAGAAGGCGTACACACCGCCGGTTTTGCCGAAGGCCAATTCCGCCAGCAGGTGGAATCCCAAACTCCCCTGGGCCGCATCGGCCAGCCGCAGGACATTGCCACGGCGGCCGTTTTCCTCGCATCAAACGATTCTTCTTGGATCACGGGAGAAACACTCGTGGTTTCAGGCGGTCTTCGTTAA